CCCATACCAGAGCCCCGCCGCCAAGCGCCGCAGCGGTATAGCCCAGCCAGCCGCGCCCTTCGCGCTTGCGGCGTTCCCAAACCAGCTCCACATCGGGCAGCGGAGCGGGCTCCGGCGCGCCGCCCTTGGGCGGAAAGCGCTCCTCTATCCGCCGAACCAGATCGGGAATACCGAGAAGGGTCTGCGTGTCTTCACGGATCCTGTCGGCGATGGCCGCTTCCGGCCCCAGCTCGTCACGGATCCAGCTGCGCACATAAGGCGCGCTGACGTCCCACATGTTGATTTCCGGATCGAGCTGCGTGGCGATCCCTTCCACCATCACCATGGTCTTCTGCAGCAGCAGCAGGTGCGGCTGTGTCTGCATGTCGAAATCGCGCGTGATGGCAAACAGGCCATCCAGCATCTGCCCGACAGACAGCTCACTCACCGGCTTGCCGCGCATGGGCTCGCCCACCGCGCGCAGGGCTGTTGCGAACTCGTCCACCGAATGGTGCGAGGGGACGTAGCGTGCCTCGAAATGAATCTCCGCCACGCGGCGGTAATTGCCAGTGGTCAGGCCATAGAGAATTTCCGCCAGCCATTGCCGCGCCTGCCGGTCGATCCGGCCCATGATGCCGAAATCGATCGCCACGATGGTCCCGTCCGCCCGCACGAAGAGGTTCCCTTGGTGCATGTCGGCATGGAAGAAGCCCGCGCTGATGGCCTGCGTCAGGAAGGCCAGCACCAGCCTGCGGGCCAGTTCCTTGCGGTCATGCCCGGCTGCCTCCAGCGCCTCGACGTCGCTGATCTTGACCCCGTCGATCCACTCGATGGTCATCACCCGGCCATTGGTGCGGTCCCAGTCGATGGCGGGGATGGCATAGCCGGGATGGCCTGCCATCACCTCTGCCAGTTCGGATGCGCTGGCCGCCTCGCGCCGCAGGTCCAGCTCGCGATTGGTCCAGCGCTTGAAATTGGCGATGGTCAGTGCCGGGCGCAGGCGCGCAGCTTCCCCGCCCAGCGCCTCCAGATGCGCTGCGGCCCATTCATAAGTCGTAATGTCGCGCGCGAAGCGTTCGCGGATGCCGGGGCGCAGGACCTTGATGGCCACGGTTGTGCCGTCCGTCGTCACGCCCTTGTGCACCTGCGCAATGCTGGCGGCGCCCACAGGCTCCGGATCGATATGGCTGAACAGCGTGTCCAGCGGCTGCTCGAAAGTGGCGGCCACTTCGCGCTCGATGGCGGCAAAGGGCACCGGTGGCAGGCTGTCCTGCAGGCTCAGCAGGTTGTGCGCGGCCGCATCGCCCACCAGATCGGGACGGGTGGCGAGCGACTGGCCCAGCTTGATGGCGGCCGGGCCGATGTCTTGGAAGGCTGCGGCGTAATCCGGCTCGCGCGGCTGGAAGGTGCCGAAGCGCGCGATACGGGCCAGCCGCTTGACCGGAGAGGGCGTGTTGGGATCGGCCTCGATCCCGCGCAGCGCGCCATGCTTCGCCAGCGTGCGGCCCCATTTCAGGAGCCGCCAGATATGCGTCGAGGGGCGCGTCACCCTATACTTTCCACCCGGAATGGATGTTGACCGCGCCGCCCAGGATGCTTTCCACGCGGGTTCGGGCAAAGCCTGCCTCGCGGATCATGCCTTCGAAGACCGGCGGCTTGGGGAAGCGGCGGATCGATTCGGCGAGATAGCGGTAACTGTCCTCGTCATCCGCAATGACCTTGCCGAGCTGCGGCATCAGCTTGTGGGAATAGAGGTCGTAGACTTCGCGGAAGCCCGGCCAGTCCGTCTGGCTGAACTCCAGGCAGAAGAACCGCCCGCCATATTTCAGCACGCGGTGCGCCTCGCGCAGGGCCTTGGGGATATCGGTCACGTTCCGGATGCCGAATGCGATGGTGTAAGCATCGAAGACGCGCGGGGGATAGGTCAGCTCTTCGGCGTTCTGGTTGGACCAGACGAGGCCATCTATCCCGCGCTCCATTGCGCGTTCGACACCCACATCCAGCATTTCCTGGTTGATGTCCGCTACGGTGACGTCCGCCCCGCGCGCTGCCATGCGGAAGGCGATGTCGCCCGTGCCGCCTGCCATGTCGAGGATCGCCTCGCCCGGCTGCGGCTTCACACGGCGCACGAAAGTGTCCTTCCACACGCGGTGCATGCCGGCGGACATGGCATCGTTCATCACATCGTACTTGGCCGCCACGCCTGAAAAGACCGCGCCAACGCGCCGCGTCTTCTCTTCCGGGGCGACCTCTTCATACCCGAA
This genomic interval from Paraurantiacibacter namhicola contains the following:
- the ubiB gene encoding 2-polyprenylphenol 6-hydroxylase yields the protein MTRPSTHIWRLLKWGRTLAKHGALRGIEADPNTPSPVKRLARIARFGTFQPREPDYAAAFQDIGPAAIKLGQSLATRPDLVGDAAAHNLLSLQDSLPPVPFAAIEREVAATFEQPLDTLFSHIDPEPVGAASIAQVHKGVTTDGTTVAIKVLRPGIRERFARDITTYEWAAAHLEALGGEAARLRPALTIANFKRWTNRELDLRREAASASELAEVMAGHPGYAIPAIDWDRTNGRVMTIEWIDGVKISDVEALEAAGHDRKELARRLVLAFLTQAISAGFFHADMHQGNLFVRADGTIVAIDFGIMGRIDRQARQWLAEILYGLTTGNYRRVAEIHFEARYVPSHHSVDEFATALRAVGEPMRGKPVSELSVGQMLDGLFAITRDFDMQTQPHLLLLQKTMVMVEGIATQLDPEINMWDVSAPYVRSWIRDELGPEAAIADRIREDTQTLLGIPDLVRRIEERFPPKGGAPEPAPLPDVELVWERRKREGRGWLGYTAAALGGGALVWAGSMLGWLG
- a CDS encoding class I SAM-dependent methyltransferase; protein product: MNDTVSFGYEEVAPEEKTRRVGAVFSGVAAKYDVMNDAMSAGMHRVWKDTFVRRVKPQPGEAILDMAGGTGDIAFRMAARGADVTVADINQEMLDVGVERAMERGIDGLVWSNQNAEELTYPPRVFDAYTIAFGIRNVTDIPKALREAHRVLKYGGRFFCLEFSQTDWPGFREVYDLYSHKLMPQLGKVIADDEDSYRYLAESIRRFPKPPVFEGMIREAGFARTRVESILGGAVNIHSGWKV